Proteins from one Trichocoleus desertorum ATA4-8-CV12 genomic window:
- the rpsU gene encoding 30S ribosomal protein S21, protein MTQVTVGENEGIESALRRFKRQVSKAGIFSDIRRRRHFETPIEKKKRKAIARRRKRRFNSA, encoded by the coding sequence ATGACCCAGGTGACTGTTGGCGAAAACGAAGGAATTGAGTCGGCGCTGCGTCGATTTAAGCGTCAGGTCTCCAAAGCAGGAATTTTTTCGGATATTAGACGGCGACGGCACTTTGAGACTCCCATCGAGAAAAAGAAGCGCAAAGCGATCGCTAGAAGACGGAAGAGACGGTTTAATTCAGCTTAA
- a CDS encoding RNA-binding protein, whose amino-acid sequence MSIYIGNLSYEVTQEDVSDIFSEYGTVKRVQLPVDRETGRMRGFGFVEMSSDAEETAAIEALDGAEWMGRDLKVNKAKPREERSPGGGGGGNRRSGGGGGGGSRDGFSRRY is encoded by the coding sequence ATGTCAATCTACATCGGCAACCTATCTTATGAAGTGACGCAAGAAGATGTGAGTGACATCTTCTCAGAATATGGTACGGTGAAGCGGGTTCAACTCCCCGTAGACCGCGAAACAGGCCGTATGCGCGGCTTTGGCTTTGTTGAAATGTCAAGCGACGCGGAAGAAACCGCAGCGATCGAAGCTCTAGATGGAGCTGAATGGATGGGCCGTGACCTGAAGGTTAACAAAGCGAAGCCCCGTGAAGAGAGAAGCCCCGGCGGTGGTGGCGGTGGCAATCGCCGAAGCGGTGGTGGCGGTGGCGGTGGCAGCAGAGATGGATTTTCTCGCCGCTACTAA
- a CDS encoding HAMP domain-containing histidine kinase, whose protein sequence is MFQTTRRRLALWYTIVTAVLLLLFASGFYFYVRSTLIERIDDTLNHVVEVIQRSLVLEPVHFHKEGGPLRINIEASFRNNADTVEDDHIDLEWFSPEGELLWSTLSAPLNVPLHPNSTGETVHLPPQPTDGTQEPDLLRQVTQRVQVGRQVLGYLRVSHPWFEVTKPIRQLIFDLSLGTGLMVVAVAAIGWLLSGLAMQPVQASYQQLKQFTADASHELRNPIATIQTNVQVALSDPNPDPQWQQQQLQVVERLTRRLGRLVDDLLFLARQDSGMVQPRWTVVALDALLIDVVEEQQAIALEKGVFLSLDIEEPAEPPLELRPESRPRNSSKGEIPPEPFTLQGDRDQLARLFTNLVGNAVQYTPSSGQVEVMLQQVKRNHIVQLQIQVRDTGIGIPPEALPYIFDRFYRVDPARTHENAETSIAKPATTGSGLGLAIAHAIVENHQGSLCVDSQPEQGTTFTVTLTCHHSLITRG, encoded by the coding sequence ATGTTTCAAACGACTCGTCGGCGCTTAGCTTTGTGGTACACGATTGTAACCGCAGTGCTCCTGTTGTTGTTTGCTAGTGGCTTCTATTTCTATGTGCGTAGCACTTTAATTGAGCGGATTGACGACACGCTAAATCATGTAGTGGAAGTAATTCAGCGATCGCTGGTCTTGGAACCAGTGCACTTTCACAAAGAAGGTGGCCCTTTACGGATCAATATAGAGGCCAGTTTTCGCAACAATGCCGACACCGTAGAAGATGACCACATTGACTTAGAGTGGTTCAGTCCTGAAGGAGAACTGCTGTGGTCCACTCTTTCAGCTCCCTTAAATGTACCTTTGCATCCCAATAGTACAGGCGAAACAGTACATCTACCGCCTCAACCGACTGATGGCACCCAAGAACCCGATCTGCTACGGCAAGTAACCCAACGAGTCCAGGTGGGGCGGCAAGTGCTGGGCTATTTGCGGGTTAGTCATCCCTGGTTTGAAGTGACCAAACCGATTCGACAGTTAATCTTTGACTTGAGCTTGGGAACTGGCCTGATGGTTGTAGCAGTTGCGGCCATTGGTTGGTTGCTTTCTGGGTTAGCCATGCAGCCAGTGCAAGCGTCTTACCAACAGCTAAAACAATTTACAGCCGATGCCTCCCATGAGTTGAGAAACCCGATCGCCACGATTCAGACCAATGTACAGGTGGCACTCTCTGACCCCAATCCTGATCCGCAGTGGCAGCAACAACAACTTCAAGTGGTGGAACGGCTAACTCGACGCTTAGGGCGATTAGTGGATGATCTGCTCTTTTTAGCGCGGCAAGACAGTGGTATGGTGCAACCGCGTTGGACAGTTGTGGCCTTGGATGCGCTGTTGATTGATGTGGTGGAGGAACAACAAGCGATCGCTCTCGAAAAAGGCGTATTTTTATCCTTAGATATAGAGGAGCCAGCAGAGCCTCCATTAGAGCTTCGCCCTGAGAGTCGTCCGCGCAATAGCAGTAAAGGTGAAATCCCGCCCGAACCCTTTACCTTACAGGGCGATCGCGATCAATTGGCCCGCCTATTTACCAATTTGGTCGGCAATGCCGTGCAGTATACGCCTAGTAGCGGACAGGTTGAAGTGATGCTACAGCAGGTGAAGCGCAATCATATCGTGCAGTTGCAAATACAGGTGAGAGATACAGGCATTGGCATTCCGCCGGAAGCATTGCCCTATATCTTCGATCGCTTCTATCGAGTTGACCCCGCCCGCACTCACGAAAACGCCGAAACTAGCATCGCCAAACCTGCAACCACGGGTTCTGGCTTAGGACTGGCGATCGCTCATGCCATTGTCGAGAACCATCAAGGTAGCCTTTGCGTTGACAGTCAACCGGAACAAGGCACGACCTTTACCGTTACCTTGACCTGCCATCACTCCTTAATCACAAGGGGGTAG